The Deltaproteobacteria bacterium genome includes a window with the following:
- a CDS encoding cation diffusion facilitator family transporter — MSLQSRKLNVALLSVASNTALVVMKLAVGLMIGSVSIMSEAIHSGVDLLASLITTYSVSKSSIPADAKHPFGHGKVENISGTIEALLIFLAAGWIIFEAINKLMNPEPIEYVGWGIGVMLISTVLNIIVSKMLFRVAKETDSIALEADAWHLRTDVYTSAGVMAGLALIWAGHQFSTDPKIHWLDPIAAIGVALLIIGAAYRLTLQSAQDLMDVKLPADEEAWIRHLIVTHRPLIHGFHQLRTRKAGNFRFVDFHIKVDPTMSVEESHDITDELSKSIENHFPNTSITVHTEPCNGKCVGHCLDGCLLPEKDRKDVMQKNIEVKTVF, encoded by the coding sequence ATGAGTTTGCAGAGTCGTAAATTAAACGTCGCACTGCTTTCAGTAGCGTCAAATACCGCCCTTGTGGTCATGAAGCTTGCTGTTGGGCTGATGATTGGATCAGTGTCAATAATGTCTGAAGCAATCCATTCTGGAGTAGACCTTCTGGCGTCCCTTATAACCACATACTCCGTTAGCAAATCCAGCATACCCGCCGACGCAAAACACCCCTTTGGCCATGGGAAGGTTGAAAACATCTCCGGTACCATTGAGGCATTGCTGATTTTTCTGGCCGCTGGCTGGATTATCTTTGAGGCCATAAATAAATTGATGAATCCGGAGCCGATTGAATACGTCGGCTGGGGTATCGGTGTGATGTTAATTTCAACGGTGCTTAATATAATCGTCTCAAAAATGCTCTTCAGGGTGGCTAAAGAAACTGACTCTATAGCCCTGGAGGCCGATGCCTGGCATTTGCGAACCGATGTTTATACATCTGCAGGCGTGATGGCAGGTCTTGCCCTGATCTGGGCAGGTCACCAGTTTTCAACTGACCCTAAAATCCACTGGCTGGACCCGATCGCTGCAATCGGTGTCGCGTTGTTGATTATAGGAGCCGCATATAGACTGACGCTTCAATCGGCCCAGGATTTGATGGATGTTAAGCTTCCCGCAGATGAAGAGGCTTGGATCCGCCATTTGATCGTGACACACCGGCCGCTCATACATGGTTTCCATCAATTGCGCACGCGCAAGGCCGGAAATTTCCGCTTTGTTGACTTCCATATTAAAGTAGATCCCACTATGTCTGTTGAGGAATCTCACGACATCACCGATGAGTTATCCAAAAGCATTGAAAATCACTTCCCCAATACCAGCATCACGGTTCATACTGAACCCTGCAATGGTAAATGCGTCGGTCATTGTCTGGATGGATGCCTGCTGCCCGAAAAGGATCGGAAGGATGTGATGCAAAAAAACATCGAAGTTAAAACAGTTTTTTAA